One stretch of Lacrimispora sphenoides DNA includes these proteins:
- a CDS encoding DUF4180 domain-containing protein, protein MNIKTIRNQNIVILNKDEKISTAQDILDIMASSQYQCDCIGMTLYKESLDESFFDLKTGIAGEILQKFSNYRFKLAIIGDFSNYTSKSLRDFIYECNKGNQIYFKNDLDSALSALVPEKSMER, encoded by the coding sequence ATGAATATAAAAACAATAAGAAACCAGAATATTGTAATTCTTAATAAGGACGAAAAGATATCCACCGCTCAAGATATACTTGATATAATGGCTTCGTCCCAATACCAATGTGATTGCATCGGCATGACCCTGTATAAAGAAAGCCTTGATGAAAGCTTCTTTGATCTTAAAACAGGTATAGCAGGGGAAATCCTGCAGAAATTTTCAAACTACCGTTTTAAGCTTGCAATCATAGGGGATTTTTCAAACTATACCAGCAAAAGTCTAAGGGATTTTATTTATGAATGCAACAAGGGAAACCAGATCTATTTTAAGAATGACTTAGATAGCGCCTTGTCGGCGCTGGTACCGGAAAAATCCATGGAACGTTAA
- a CDS encoding CehA/McbA family metallohydrolase, translated as MKEKTITFQRTVIKEEEGLYLEVPFFVPDQAEAMELSYDYERNGTIIDFGLLNDTGELIGWSGSDRSRIVISDHRSMAGFASVPVKQGQWSILLGAYKVEEQGVVITYKITFHLKGLRLYKGDTHLHSSGSDGNMTPEELALAAGREGLDFLFVTDHNNYAHNYQLRSTDLVTMIPGVEWTHYKGHMGMLGRNRPYKSFLSNSLERTVEIVEEARENGAFTVLNHPFCPWCGWQWGMEKVPFDGVEVWNGGLMPESNQACLAWWDERLKEGKRIPITGGSDFHKYELGRMPASPCTCVYALSNSAEDILEGLKKGHSFLTISPEGPMMETWAGEALMGDEIPEGSEIMFNFRNLREGDILFLVSQDGREEIPCGSGRLSIQRTAGKAGYLRAEIRRSFLKGYPYIPVLLSNPYYITGEKNDKE; from the coding sequence ATGAAGGAAAAGACAATCACATTTCAAAGGACAGTAATAAAAGAGGAAGAAGGGCTGTATTTAGAGGTACCGTTTTTCGTGCCGGATCAGGCTGAGGCCATGGAACTATCATACGACTACGAAAGGAACGGAACTATCATTGATTTCGGCCTGTTAAATGATACGGGAGAATTGATCGGCTGGTCCGGCTCTGACCGGAGCCGGATCGTTATTTCAGATCACAGGAGCATGGCTGGTTTTGCGTCGGTTCCTGTAAAGCAGGGACAATGGAGCATACTACTGGGAGCCTATAAGGTAGAAGAACAGGGAGTGGTAATTACATATAAAATTACGTTCCATTTAAAAGGCCTGCGGTTATATAAGGGAGATACCCACCTTCATTCCAGCGGCTCCGACGGAAATATGACTCCGGAAGAACTGGCACTTGCTGCCGGAAGAGAAGGGCTGGATTTCCTGTTTGTTACGGATCATAACAATTATGCCCACAATTACCAGCTTCGTTCTACGGACCTGGTAACCATGATTCCGGGAGTGGAATGGACCCATTACAAAGGACATATGGGAATGCTGGGAAGGAATCGTCCATATAAAAGCTTTCTCTCCAATTCCCTGGAAAGGACCGTAGAAATCGTCGAGGAAGCAAGGGAAAACGGTGCCTTTACGGTACTAAACCACCCCTTCTGTCCCTGGTGCGGCTGGCAGTGGGGGATGGAGAAGGTTCCCTTTGACGGGGTGGAGGTTTGGAACGGAGGCTTAATGCCGGAGAGCAACCAGGCCTGCCTGGCCTGGTGGGATGAAAGGCTTAAAGAAGGGAAAAGGATCCCAATAACAGGGGGCAGCGATTTTCATAAATATGAACTGGGAAGAATGCCGGCTTCTCCTTGTACCTGCGTGTACGCCCTGTCAAATTCCGCCGAGGATATATTAGAAGGACTTAAAAAAGGCCATTCCTTTCTGACCATATCTCCGGAAGGTCCCATGATGGAAACCTGGGCCGGGGAGGCTCTCATGGGAGATGAGATCCCGGAAGGAAGCGAAATCATGTTTAATTTCCGAAACTTACGCGAGGGAGATATCCTGTTCCTGGTTTCCCAGGACGGCAGGGAAGAAATCCCTTGCGGATCGGGCCGGCTTTCCATTCAAAGAACTGCCGGAAAAGCCGGATATCTCAGGGCGGAGATCAGGCGGAGTTTTCTTAAGGGGTATCCTTATATTCCGGTGCTCCTTTCCAATCCTTACTATATAACAGGTGAAAAAAATGACAAAGAATGA
- a CDS encoding carbohydrate ABC transporter permease, protein MKNNLDKKGLTGFWRVLFLFLTAAIFLTMFLPMWNVFVVSTSTALDSSQSGIKLWWTTFSLEGFFYVFRVTKMARPFLNSLFITTLGTVIQVLLSALAGYVLIQKSLPFKNFISSFIMLTMMVPGDLTLISVYQLNKQLSLLNTYQGLVLNGLVSGFSIMMMRNYFETVPYSLAESARMDGAGELKIFGSIYMPISLPGFATVFFMEYVARWNSIMLPATLITDEKKYTLPLMLKQMIMSVDSTSGTAATPDNAIMAAIVISTIPLLIIYMFAQRFLMEGINMGAVKG, encoded by the coding sequence ATGAAGAATAATCTAGATAAAAAAGGTTTGACAGGTTTCTGGAGAGTACTATTTTTGTTTTTGACGGCAGCCATTTTTCTTACCATGTTTCTTCCCATGTGGAATGTATTTGTAGTGTCCACCTCAACAGCCCTTGATTCCTCTCAAAGCGGAATCAAGCTGTGGTGGACAACATTCAGCTTGGAAGGCTTTTTCTATGTATTCCGGGTGACCAAGATGGCAAGACCGTTTCTAAATTCCCTTTTTATAACCACCTTGGGTACTGTGATCCAGGTTCTTTTATCAGCCCTTGCAGGCTATGTTCTGATACAAAAGAGCCTTCCTTTTAAAAACTTTATATCCTCCTTCATCATGCTCACCATGATGGTGCCGGGGGACTTAACTTTGATATCCGTTTACCAGCTCAATAAGCAGCTGTCATTGTTAAATACTTATCAGGGGTTGGTGCTAAATGGACTGGTGTCCGGTTTCAGCATTATGATGATGAGAAATTACTTTGAGACGGTCCCTTATTCTCTTGCGGAATCAGCCAGAATGGACGGGGCAGGTGAGTTAAAAATATTCGGAAGTATCTATATGCCTATATCCCTTCCGGGATTTGCTACTGTGTTCTTCATGGAGTATGTGGCCAGATGGAACTCTATCATGCTTCCCGCGACCTTGATCACGGACGAGAAAAAGTATACCCTTCCTCTGATGTTAAAGCAGATGATCATGTCTGTAGATTCCACATCGGGAACGGCGGCAACTCCGGATAACGCGATAATGGCGGCGATCGTGATTTCAACCATACCGCTGCTGATCATCTATATGTTTGCCCAGAGATTTCTCATGGAGGGCATAAACATGGGGGCCGTTAAGGGCTAA
- a CDS encoding DUF5054 domain-containing protein, translating to MTKNEIVTNETIKRVHVVFMTHFDMGFTDLADRVLSSYIQDFIPEAIRLAMDLNQDGRKRFIWTLGAFLIDQYLKKSPQAEAQKMKDAVMRGDISWHGLAFTTHTELMDADLMNFNLSYGDRLDREFGRKTMAAKLTDVPGHTKAMVPIMARHGKRYLHIGVNASSMNPMVPKSFVWRSGNSEILVQYSPVYGSTCYMEGMEDVLEFVFLGDNLGLPTREDVLSQLEELEKKYPGAAVEASTLDAYAGKLWERREELPVITEEIGDTWIHGIASDPVKVSGFRRLLGLKDQWKRQGKFDYEGPEFHGFMENLLMVCEHTWGLDYKKHLFDFKNWEKEDFKRARKENHVTGDMFTERNAALLHAIYKEKGVDHLESTYDRYESSYEEQRAYLLEAVRLLPEELKEEARQALTWNPVTEVETWEEGGEVHPFEIVSIQDWKAAFDGSGSMVYLEKEGKVWIQSGCFGRFSYETYGATDTVSEYYEYNHAFKENMAWSEADFSKPGLETVEGLTNWNYTFGVREMRRSDSVVRICLAGNPAAVREYGCPERAWITYTFGEELLCDLLWENKDANKMPEALWFDVNLDVENPYLWRMKIMDQEISPLKVVKGGNRRQHCIEKLVYDGADGTIEIHNTDSPLVSVGGRRLYGGCLELPDMKKGFSYCLFNNKWGTNFSMWCQEDCRFRYVLSFQNK from the coding sequence ATGACAAAGAATGAAATAGTGACAAATGAAACAATAAAAAGGGTACATGTAGTATTCATGACCCATTTTGATATGGGATTTACGGATCTTGCAGACCGTGTTCTTTCCAGCTATATCCAGGATTTTATTCCTGAAGCCATCAGGCTTGCCATGGACTTAAACCAGGATGGAAGGAAACGGTTTATCTGGACCTTAGGGGCATTCTTAATTGACCAGTATTTAAAAAAATCGCCTCAGGCGGAAGCACAGAAAATGAAAGATGCCGTTATGAGAGGAGATATCAGCTGGCATGGACTGGCCTTTACCACTCATACAGAACTGATGGATGCTGACCTGATGAATTTTAACTTAAGCTATGGGGACAGACTGGACAGAGAGTTTGGAAGAAAGACAATGGCTGCAAAACTTACTGACGTACCTGGCCATACGAAAGCCATGGTGCCAATCATGGCCCGCCATGGGAAACGATATCTTCATATCGGAGTAAATGCCTCATCCATGAACCCAATGGTTCCCAAAAGCTTTGTATGGCGGTCAGGAAACAGCGAGATTCTTGTCCAGTATTCCCCTGTTTATGGCTCGACCTGTTATATGGAGGGTATGGAGGATGTTCTGGAGTTTGTCTTTTTAGGGGATAATCTGGGCCTTCCCACGAGAGAAGATGTTTTAAGTCAATTAGAGGAATTGGAAAAGAAATATCCAGGTGCAGCAGTGGAGGCCTCCACTTTGGATGCTTATGCCGGAAAGCTTTGGGAAAGAAGGGAAGAGCTTCCCGTAATAACGGAGGAAATCGGGGACACCTGGATTCACGGCATTGCCTCAGATCCGGTCAAGGTCAGCGGCTTCAGACGGCTTCTGGGCCTTAAGGATCAATGGAAAAGACAGGGGAAGTTTGATTATGAAGGGCCGGAATTCCATGGTTTTATGGAAAATCTTCTGATGGTATGCGAACATACATGGGGGCTGGATTATAAGAAGCACCTGTTTGATTTTAAAAATTGGGAAAAGGAAGATTTTAAGAGAGCCAGAAAAGAAAATCATGTAACGGGGGATATGTTTACGGAAAGAAATGCAGCTCTTTTACATGCCATATATAAGGAGAAAGGTGTGGATCATCTGGAGAGCACCTATGACCGGTACGAAAGCTCCTATGAGGAGCAGCGGGCCTACTTACTCGAAGCGGTCCGGCTGCTGCCGGAGGAGCTTAAAGAGGAAGCCAGGCAGGCGCTAACATGGAATCCGGTTACAGAAGTAGAGACATGGGAAGAAGGAGGAGAGGTCCATCCTTTTGAGATCGTTTCCATACAGGACTGGAAAGCGGCGTTTGATGGAAGCGGCTCAATGGTATATCTGGAAAAGGAGGGAAAGGTCTGGATCCAGTCAGGCTGCTTTGGCCGTTTTTCTTATGAAACCTATGGGGCTACGGATACGGTATCGGAATATTATGAGTACAATCATGCATTTAAGGAAAATATGGCCTGGTCAGAAGCAGATTTTTCAAAGCCCGGACTGGAAACTGTGGAGGGACTTACTAACTGGAATTATACCTTTGGAGTGCGGGAGATGAGAAGGTCTGATTCTGTAGTGAGGATTTGTCTGGCAGGGAACCCGGCGGCTGTAAGGGAATATGGATGCCCTGAGCGGGCGTGGATTACCTACACGTTTGGAGAAGAATTATTGTGCGATCTTTTGTGGGAAAATAAAGATGCCAATAAAATGCCTGAAGCCCTTTGGTTTGATGTTAATCTTGATGTTGAAAATCCTTATCTCTGGAGGATGAAGATCATGGATCAGGAAATCTCTCCTCTTAAGGTAGTAAAAGGAGGAAACCGAAGGCAGCACTGCATAGAAAAGCTGGTCTATGACGGGGCGGATGGGACCATAGAAATACATAATACTGATTCTCCTCTGGTAAGTGTGGGAGGAAGGCGGCTGTATGGCGGTTGTCTGGAGCTTCCGGATATGAAAAAGGGATTTTCCTATTGCCTGTTTAACAATAAATGGGGAACTAATTTTTCCATGTGGTGCCAGGAAGACTGCAGGTTCCGGTATGTCTTAAGCTTTCAAAATAAGTAA
- a CDS encoding alpha/beta fold hydrolase — MKPIQNKVFKSPEGKERVLSIYNQILSQFPAKQRYTDTIYGKTFVLECGLPENPPLLLLHGSCSNSAFWAAEISALSKNHHVFAIDMIGEAGNSEENRYDPAADEYALWLKEVLDKLQICRVIIMGNSFGAWMALKFATAFPEYVAKLILISPSGITPIRQEFISKSAEYVSRDKNSTEPFDDSIIGESDIPQKAKDFIMLIVQNFIPMTDALPVFADSQLKRLTMPVLLIAGENDVTIDAHETARRLAALAPMSETHILQGCGHILTNILDITVPFLEKEGFR; from the coding sequence ATGAAGCCCATACAAAATAAGGTATTCAAGTCCCCGGAAGGGAAAGAAAGAGTACTATCTATTTATAATCAAATATTAAGTCAATTTCCAGCTAAGCAGCGTTATACAGACACCATATATGGAAAGACCTTTGTACTAGAATGCGGACTTCCGGAAAACCCGCCTCTTCTACTGCTCCACGGCTCATGCAGCAACAGTGCCTTCTGGGCGGCAGAAATCTCCGCATTATCAAAAAATCATCATGTATTCGCTATCGATATGATTGGTGAAGCTGGTAACAGTGAGGAAAACAGGTATGACCCTGCTGCCGATGAATATGCATTATGGTTGAAAGAAGTTCTGGATAAATTACAGATTTGCCGCGTAATAATCATGGGAAATTCATTTGGTGCATGGATGGCTTTGAAATTCGCAACAGCATTTCCTGAATATGTGGCAAAGCTTATTTTAATTTCTCCATCAGGCATCACTCCAATCCGCCAGGAGTTTATTTCTAAGTCGGCGGAATATGTTTCCCGGGACAAAAATAGTACAGAGCCATTTGATGATTCCATAATTGGCGAAAGTGATATACCTCAAAAGGCAAAGGATTTTATTATGCTGATCGTGCAAAACTTTATTCCCATGACGGATGCACTGCCGGTTTTTGCAGATAGTCAATTAAAAAGACTTACCATGCCTGTACTTCTGATTGCCGGAGAAAATGATGTCACCATTGATGCTCATGAAACGGCACGCAGGCTTGCTGCCCTGGCTCCAATGTCCGAAACCCACATTCTTCAAGGCTGCGGGCATATACTGACAAATATATTGGATATAACAGTTCCATTTCTAGAGAAAGAAGGATTTAGATGA
- a CDS encoding cytidylate kinase-like family protein, translating to MKEKKNLVITIGRQYGSGGRIVGKALAEELGIHFYDEEILSITSEQSAVGEVFFRLADEKAGSNLLYKIVSGLKPQLGKPSTDADIVKPENLFRFQSQVIKELASEESCIIAGRCGDYILGREKEEFPGLVKIFVYADTETLIKRTMEVDKVDEKEAAKRVKKINRERKEYYRYYTGENWENWNNYDLIINTSSIDLEQTAKLIKDYIKLRGIEL from the coding sequence ATGAAAGAAAAGAAAAATCTGGTCATCACCATAGGAAGGCAGTACGGCAGCGGCGGCCGAATCGTGGGAAAAGCCCTTGCAGAGGAGCTGGGAATTCATTTTTATGATGAAGAGATTTTGTCCATAACTTCGGAGCAAAGCGCAGTTGGAGAGGTGTTTTTCCGTCTGGCGGATGAAAAGGCGGGTAGTAATCTGCTTTATAAGATCGTAAGCGGCTTAAAGCCCCAGCTTGGGAAACCCTCTACGGATGCGGACATTGTAAAACCGGAGAATCTGTTCCGTTTCCAGTCCCAGGTCATAAAAGAGCTGGCTTCGGAAGAGTCCTGCATTATTGCCGGACGGTGCGGGGATTATATCTTAGGCCGTGAAAAGGAAGAATTTCCGGGCCTGGTAAAAATCTTTGTTTACGCAGACACGGAAACCCTCATCAAGCGCACCATGGAAGTGGATAAGGTTGATGAGAAGGAAGCGGCAAAGCGTGTTAAGAAGATTAACCGGGAGCGGAAGGAGTATTACCGCTACTATACCGGCGAAAACTGGGAAAATTGGAACAATTATGATCTGATAATCAATACCAGCAGCATTGACTTAGAGCAGACCGCGAAGCTGATTAAGGATTATATTAAGCTTAGAGGAATTGAGCTATAA
- a CDS encoding galactokinase, with amino-acid sequence MKISDTIQLLESKESEKLMTALYGKEAVRENIERYQSLIGNFQKKFPEDDVMLFSSPGRTEISGNHTDHNHGKVLAGSINLDCVGVAAKNNSRKVNIISETYNQSFEIDLDDLAPSDKKAGTIDLVKGLLKGFLEEGYEIGGFDACVTSNVISAAGVSSSASFEMLLCSILNTFFNNSAMDAVAYAHIGKFSENVYWDKASGLLDQMACAVGGLITIDFKDPAVPVVEKIDFDFGSKNHSLIIVNTGKGHADLSADYSSVPAEMKKVAEFFGKEVCAEITEKEVIDNLQEIRDFAGDRSVLRALHFFEENKRVEAEVAALKENRFEDFLKKITESGNSSWKWLQNCFTNTSFQEQGITIALALTELFLAEKNTGACRIHGGGFAGVIMTMLPNELVDEYISYIEKAMGEGNAYRMSIRPYGAICFNEIINQ; translated from the coding sequence ATGAAGATAAGTGATACGATTCAGCTGCTGGAGTCTAAGGAGTCTGAAAAGCTTATGACTGCTTTATATGGAAAAGAGGCAGTCAGGGAGAACATTGAACGTTATCAGAGCCTTATAGGAAACTTCCAGAAGAAATTTCCAGAGGATGATGTGATGCTGTTTTCCTCACCAGGGCGCACGGAGATCAGCGGAAACCATACCGATCATAACCATGGAAAAGTGCTGGCTGGAAGCATTAATCTGGATTGTGTGGGAGTAGCTGCAAAAAACAACAGCAGAAAAGTGAATATTATCAGTGAAACTTATAACCAGAGCTTTGAGATCGATCTGGATGACCTAGCTCCAAGCGATAAGAAGGCAGGAACCATTGACCTGGTAAAAGGTCTTTTAAAAGGCTTCTTAGAGGAAGGGTATGAGATCGGCGGCTTTGATGCCTGCGTAACAAGCAATGTCATCAGTGCGGCAGGTGTCAGCTCCTCTGCTTCCTTTGAGATGCTGCTCTGCTCTATTTTAAATACATTCTTTAACAATAGCGCCATGGATGCCGTGGCATATGCCCATATCGGCAAGTTTTCTGAAAACGTGTACTGGGACAAGGCTTCCGGCCTTTTGGATCAGATGGCATGTGCAGTAGGGGGACTTATTACCATTGATTTTAAGGACCCGGCAGTTCCGGTCGTAGAGAAGATTGATTTTGATTTTGGCTCTAAGAATCACAGCCTTATTATTGTCAATACAGGAAAAGGCCATGCGGATTTAAGCGCAGATTATTCCTCGGTTCCGGCAGAAATGAAAAAGGTTGCAGAATTCTTCGGAAAAGAAGTATGTGCTGAAATCACGGAAAAAGAGGTCATTGACAATTTACAGGAAATCAGGGATTTTGCCGGTGACCGTTCTGTCCTTCGCGCCCTCCATTTCTTTGAAGAGAATAAGAGAGTAGAGGCAGAAGTGGCTGCTTTAAAAGAAAACCGGTTTGAGGACTTTTTAAAGAAAATCACCGAATCTGGAAATTCCTCCTGGAAATGGCTACAGAACTGCTTTACCAACACCAGTTTCCAGGAGCAGGGAATCACCATTGCCCTGGCTCTTACGGAACTTTTCCTGGCAGAGAAAAATACAGGTGCATGCAGAATACATGGAGGCGGATTTGCCGGTGTCATCATGACCATGCTGCCTAATGAGCTGGTAGATGAATATATTTCCTATATTGAGAAAGCCATGGGAGAGGGCAATGCTTACCGAATGAGCATCAGGCCATATGGAGCCATCTGCTTCAATGAGATAATCAATCAATAA
- a CDS encoding CapA family protein — protein MKKKNGLMKILIFLPIVLFILLVGWIGVGEWNGKQAVPRESLTHSEPETSGETEVLTVEESQSQEETAPIEEETEQKSAVQLLFAGDILLSSHVMAAYDKVGGMNGVLDEGYRSEISNTDIFMANQEFPFSDRGSAAPDKQFTFRLPPSKVSLMNEIGVDIVTLANNHSLDYGTDALVDTCTALDGAGIKYVGAGPDMNRAKQLEKIEVNGKAIGFLGASRVYPDPNWVANSKKPGMVSGYDPTILLEEIKKAKESCDYLVVYVHWGVERDEKPQEYQRALGKQIIDAGADLVMGSHPHVLQGIEYYNGKPICYSMGNFIFGSSIPKTALIRAQVDFAQGSTTLSLVPGTSKAGYTRKLTQEDEIREFYQYIQSISFDVSIDENGIIHNNKN, from the coding sequence ATGAAGAAAAAAAATGGGCTGATGAAGATTCTGATTTTCCTACCCATAGTGCTGTTTATTTTGCTTGTCGGGTGGATCGGGGTAGGTGAATGGAATGGAAAACAGGCCGTTCCAAGGGAAAGCCTGACCCATTCAGAGCCTGAGACATCAGGGGAAACGGAAGTCCTGACGGTGGAAGAATCCCAGTCTCAGGAAGAAACCGCTCCAATTGAGGAAGAAACAGAGCAAAAATCAGCCGTTCAGCTCCTCTTTGCAGGTGATATATTACTATCTAGTCATGTGATGGCAGCTTATGATAAGGTGGGGGGCATGAATGGTGTCCTGGACGAAGGATATCGGAGTGAAATCAGCAATACGGATATCTTTATGGCCAACCAGGAGTTTCCTTTCAGCGACAGGGGCTCTGCTGCACCGGATAAGCAGTTTACATTCCGACTGCCGCCTTCCAAAGTCTCCCTGATGAATGAAATCGGAGTTGACATCGTTACTCTGGCCAATAACCATTCCCTTGACTATGGAACAGATGCCCTTGTGGATACCTGCACGGCCCTGGATGGAGCCGGTATTAAGTACGTGGGGGCAGGCCCTGATATGAACCGTGCCAAACAGCTTGAGAAGATAGAAGTGAATGGAAAGGCCATAGGCTTTCTGGGAGCGTCCAGGGTCTATCCCGATCCTAACTGGGTGGCGAACAGCAAAAAGCCAGGTATGGTAAGCGGTTATGATCCCACCATCCTTTTGGAAGAAATAAAAAAGGCAAAAGAAAGTTGTGATTATCTGGTGGTTTATGTCCACTGGGGTGTGGAGCGGGATGAGAAGCCTCAGGAATATCAGAGGGCTTTAGGAAAGCAGATCATCGACGCAGGGGCTGACTTAGTGATGGGAAGCCATCCTCATGTTCTTCAGGGAATTGAATATTACAACGGCAAGCCTATCTGCTACAGCATGGGAAATTTCATCTTTGGAAGCAGCATCCCAAAGACAGCCCTTATAAGGGCACAGGTGGATTTTGCCCAGGGAAGCACCACATTGTCCTTAGTCCCGGGGACATCAAAGGCAGGATATACCAGGAAGCTGACCCAGGAAGACGAGATCCGGGAATTTTACCAATATATCCAGAGCATATCCTTTGATGTATCAATTGATGAAAACGGCATTATTCACAATAATAAAAATTAA
- a CDS encoding TIGR01212 family radical SAM protein (This family includes YhcC from E. coli K-12, an uncharacterized radical SAM protein.) has translation MFWNEKPYHSLDYEMKKQYGQKVYKLALDGGMTCPNRDGTLGTGGCIFCSGGGSGEFAESLNLHSSVTEQIESARKRIQGKIKTEEGRFIAYFQSYTNTYAPVPYLEELFTQAICHPDVAVLSIATRPDCLPPDVLNLLIRLNKIKPVWVELGLQTIHESTADHIRRGYPLHTFYEAYQNLKEAGLTVIAHVILGLPGETRDMILETVNYLGHLGEHGIDGIKLQLLHVLKGTDLAAEYDKGLVPVYTLEEYTDLVIDCIALLPAEVVIHRISGDGPKKLLLSPLWSGNKKLVLGTLAKRLKERGICQGDRYLV, from the coding sequence ATGTTCTGGAACGAAAAACCTTACCATTCCCTGGACTATGAAATGAAAAAACAATACGGACAAAAAGTCTATAAACTGGCTCTTGACGGCGGCATGACCTGTCCTAACCGGGATGGGACCCTGGGAACCGGGGGATGCATTTTCTGCAGCGGCGGGGGATCAGGAGAATTTGCGGAATCCCTGAACCTCCATTCCTCCGTTACGGAACAGATTGAATCTGCCCGCAAAAGGATCCAGGGTAAAATAAAGACCGAAGAAGGCCGTTTCATCGCCTATTTTCAGTCTTATACCAACACCTATGCTCCCGTACCCTATCTGGAAGAGCTGTTTACCCAGGCCATCTGCCATCCGGATGTGGCGGTCCTCTCCATTGCCACCCGTCCCGACTGCCTTCCGCCTGATGTCCTAAATCTTTTAATAAGATTAAATAAAATAAAGCCTGTCTGGGTAGAGCTGGGGCTTCAGACCATCCATGAATCCACAGCAGATCATATCCGCAGAGGATATCCCCTTCATACGTTCTATGAAGCCTACCAGAATTTAAAGGAAGCCGGTCTTACGGTCATCGCTCATGTCATTTTAGGGCTTCCGGGAGAAACCAGGGATATGATTTTGGAAACTGTAAACTATCTGGGTCATCTGGGAGAACATGGAATCGATGGAATTAAACTTCAGCTTCTTCATGTGTTAAAAGGAACTGATCTTGCCGCAGAATATGATAAAGGCCTGGTTCCTGTCTATACCCTGGAAGAATACACAGACCTGGTGATCGACTGCATCGCCCTCCTTCCGGCCGAGGTGGTCATACACCGGATCAGCGGAGATGGACCGAAAAAACTTCTTCTTTCGCCTTTATGGAGCGGAAATAAAAAGCTGGTCCTCGGCACTCTGGCTAAACGGCTAAAAGAACGAGGCATCTGCCAGGGTGACAGATACCTCGTCTGA
- a CDS encoding helix-turn-helix domain-containing protein, translating to MKEKYYSVEQISEMLNIHPKTIQRYIREGKLRAGKIGKSWRVTGHDLSVFMESTKLPSGKGTSHSINKSDYEIKVSSVIDIDVEGMDDAIRIMNTVTAALNTNLPEYGHPTMHAQFLESECKVRVTIWGNIQFAQAIIQLIMELVETIRQEDY from the coding sequence ATGAAAGAGAAATATTATTCAGTAGAACAAATATCAGAAATGCTCAATATCCACCCAAAGACAATCCAGCGCTACATCAGGGAAGGCAAGCTGAGAGCAGGAAAGATCGGAAAAAGCTGGAGAGTGACCGGACATGACTTAAGTGTTTTTATGGAAAGCACAAAATTACCAAGCGGAAAGGGAACCAGCCATTCTATTAATAAATCCGACTATGAAATAAAGGTATCTTCCGTAATTGATATCGATGTCGAGGGTATGGATGATGCCATTCGTATTATGAATACCGTTACTGCCGCGCTGAATACCAATCTCCCGGAATATGGCCATCCGACCATGCATGCACAATTTCTGGAATCAGAATGCAAAGTTCGTGTCACCATATGGGGGAACATCCAATTTGCACAGGCAATCATTCAGTTAATTATGGAATTGGTTGAAACGATTAGACAGGAGGATTATTAA